One part of the Paenibacillus silvisoli genome encodes these proteins:
- the rpsS gene encoding 30S ribosomal protein S19 — MGRSLKKGPFIDGYLLKKVEVLNESSKKTVVKTWSRRSTIFPQFIGHTFAVYDGKKHVPVYVTEDMVGHKLGEFAPTRSYKGHGNDDKKTGRR; from the coding sequence ATGGGTCGCAGTTTGAAGAAAGGACCGTTTATTGACGGTTACCTGCTGAAGAAGGTCGAAGTTCTGAACGAGTCGAGCAAGAAGACAGTAGTCAAAACTTGGTCGCGCCGTTCTACAATTTTCCCGCAATTCATCGGACACACTTTCGCTGTTTATGACGGCAAGAAGCACGTGCCGGTTTATGTGACGGAGGATATGGTTGGCCACAAACTCGGTGAGTTCGCGCCAACGCGTTCGTACAAAGGACACGGTAACGACGACAAGAAAACTGGCCGTCGTTAA
- the rplB gene encoding 50S ribosomal protein L2, translating into MPVKKYKPTSPARRGMSVSTFEEITTSTPEKSLLAPLFKKAGRNNQGKITVRHHGGGHKRKYRIIDFKRNKDGIVGNVATIEYDPNRTSNIALIHYVDGEKAYIIAPKGLKVGDKIVSGADADIKIGNALPLENIPVGTIIHNIELKPGKGGQMVRAAGTEAQLLGKEEQYVTIRLTSGEVRRILKKCRATIGSVGNEDHELVKIGKAGRSRWMGKRPEVRGVVMNPNDHPHGGGEGRAPIGRKSPMSPWGKPTLGMKTRKKKKASSQYIVRRRTK; encoded by the coding sequence GTGCCAGTTAAGAAGTATAAACCGACATCTCCAGCGCGTCGTGGTATGTCCGTCTCGACATTTGAAGAGATCACGACAAGCACACCGGAGAAATCGCTTCTTGCGCCGCTTTTCAAAAAGGCCGGCCGTAACAACCAAGGTAAAATTACGGTTCGTCATCACGGTGGCGGCCATAAACGTAAATACCGTATTATCGACTTCAAACGTAACAAGGACGGTATCGTAGGTAACGTAGCGACGATCGAATACGATCCGAACCGTACGTCCAACATCGCACTTATCCACTACGTGGATGGCGAGAAAGCCTACATCATCGCACCTAAAGGTCTTAAAGTTGGGGACAAAATCGTATCCGGAGCAGACGCTGACATCAAGATCGGTAACGCATTGCCGCTTGAGAACATCCCTGTAGGTACAATTATCCACAACATCGAGCTGAAACCAGGCAAAGGCGGACAAATGGTTCGTGCTGCTGGTACGGAAGCTCAGCTTCTTGGTAAAGAAGAGCAATACGTGACAATTCGCTTGACCTCTGGCGAAGTTCGTCGTATTCTGAAAAAATGCCGTGCTACAATCGGTTCTGTTGGTAACGAAGATCACGAGCTCGTGAAAATCGGTAAAGCCGGCCGTTCCCGTTGGATGGGCAAGCGTCCTGAAGTACGTGGTGTTGTAATGAACCCGAACGATCACCCACACGGTGGTGGTGAAGGCCGTGCGCCAATCGGACGTAAATCCCCGATGTCTCCATGGGGCAAACCGACTCTCGGCATGAAAACACGCAAAAAGAAAAAAGCATCGAGCCAATACATTGTTCGTCGTCGTACGAAGTAA
- the rplW gene encoding 50S ribosomal protein L23: MKNPRDIIKRPIITEQTSELMANKCYVFEVDLRANKTEIKLAIQSIFKVKVTSVNTLRMPAKPKRYGKHSGYTSEWKKAVVQLSVDSNELEFFETV, encoded by the coding sequence ATGAAAAATCCACGCGATATTATCAAGCGCCCGATCATTACGGAACAAACGAGCGAACTCATGGCTAACAAATGCTATGTATTCGAAGTTGATCTTCGTGCAAACAAAACCGAGATCAAGCTCGCGATCCAATCGATCTTCAAAGTTAAAGTGACAAGCGTAAACACGCTTCGCATGCCGGCTAAGCCTAAGCGTTACGGCAAACACAGCGGATACACTTCCGAGTGGAAAAAAGCTGTTGTTCAACTGAGCGTTGACAGCAACGAGCTAGAATTTTTCGAAACGGTTTAA
- the rplD gene encoding 50S ribosomal protein L4 yields the protein MPKVALYSVNGSQVGEVELSESVFGIEPNVHVLHSAVLLQQASERRGTHKTKGRSEVRGGGRKPWKQKGTGRARQGSIRSPQWVGGGTVFGPTPRSYSFKLPRKVRRLAIKSALSSKVIDNEIIVLDQLAFAQPKTKEFAAILNNLKVARKALVVTANYEDNVALAARNIPNVKFVVADGINVLDVMKYDKLIITKEAVEKVQEVLA from the coding sequence ATGCCGAAAGTAGCACTTTATAGCGTGAACGGTTCGCAGGTTGGCGAGGTTGAATTGTCCGAATCCGTATTCGGAATCGAGCCTAACGTTCACGTCTTGCACAGCGCAGTATTGCTTCAGCAGGCTTCTGAGCGCAGAGGCACGCACAAGACAAAAGGTCGCTCCGAAGTACGCGGCGGTGGTCGTAAGCCTTGGAAACAAAAAGGTACTGGCCGCGCTCGTCAAGGTAGCATCCGCTCCCCGCAATGGGTTGGTGGTGGTACGGTATTTGGTCCGACTCCACGCAGCTACAGCTTCAAACTTCCTAGAAAAGTTCGTCGCTTGGCTATCAAATCCGCTCTGTCTTCCAAAGTGATCGACAACGAAATCATCGTTCTGGATCAACTGGCGTTCGCGCAACCGAAGACTAAAGAATTCGCAGCGATTCTGAACAACCTGAAAGTGGCTCGCAAAGCACTGGTTGTAACAGCTAACTACGAAGATAACGTAGCTCTTGCAGCTCGCAACATCCCTAACGTGAAGTTCGTTGTAGCCGATGGCATCAATGTTCTAGACGTTATGAAATACGACAAGCTGATCATCACGAAGGAAGCGGTCGAAAAAGTACAGGAGGTGCTTGCGTAA
- the rplC gene encoding 50S ribosomal protein L3 — protein MKGILGKKLGMTQVFTADGNVVPVTVIEAGPCVVLQKKDQENDGYAAIQVGFSDKKESRANKPEIGHAKKAETAPKRYVREFKGIAEYEVGQEIKVDVFAAGEFVDVTATSKGKGFQGNIKRWNQSRGPMAHGSRYHRGPGSMGSIQANRVPKGKHLPGHMGNETVTIQNLEIVRVDAERNVLLVKGSIPGPKNSFVKVKTTVKK, from the coding sequence ATGAAAGGTATCTTAGGTAAAAAACTTGGAATGACTCAAGTGTTTACTGCTGACGGTAACGTAGTACCAGTAACGGTAATCGAAGCAGGCCCTTGTGTTGTTCTACAGAAGAAAGACCAAGAAAACGATGGCTATGCAGCCATTCAAGTAGGTTTCTCTGACAAGAAAGAAAGCAGAGCAAACAAGCCAGAAATTGGCCACGCGAAAAAAGCCGAGACGGCTCCTAAGCGCTACGTTCGTGAATTCAAAGGCATTGCTGAGTATGAAGTTGGCCAAGAGATTAAGGTTGACGTATTCGCAGCTGGAGAATTTGTTGACGTTACAGCTACTTCCAAAGGTAAAGGTTTCCAAGGTAACATCAAACGTTGGAACCAAAGCCGCGGTCCAATGGCGCACGGCTCCCGTTATCACCGTGGACCAGGTTCGATGGGTTCGATTCAAGCGAACCGCGTACCGAAGGGTAAACACCTTCCAGGTCACATGGGTAACGAAACCGTTACGATTCAAAACCTTGAAATCGTACGCGTCGATGCAGAACGTAACGTATTGCTCGTTAAAGGCTCCATTCCGGGTCCTAAAAATAGCTTCGTAAAAGTTAAAACTACGGTGAAGAAATAA
- the rpsJ gene encoding 30S ribosomal protein S10, which yields MAKQKIRIRLKAYDHRILDQSAEKIVETAKRSGAGVSGPIPLPTEKQIITILRAVHKYKDSREQFEMRTHKRLIDIVNPTPQTVDALMRLDLPSGVDIEIKL from the coding sequence ATGGCTAAGCAAAAGATTCGTATTCGTTTGAAAGCATACGATCACAGAATTCTGGATCAGTCCGCAGAGAAGATTGTTGAAACTGCGAAACGTTCCGGTGCAGGTGTTTCCGGGCCGATTCCGCTTCCAACTGAGAAGCAAATCATCACGATCCTGCGTGCGGTACACAAGTACAAGGATTCTCGGGAGCAATTCGAAATGCGCACACACAAGCGTCTGATCGATATTGTTAACCCAACGCCGCAAACAGTTGATGCGTTGATGCGCTTGGATCTGCCATCCGGTGTAGATATCGAAATCAAACTGTAA
- the tuf gene encoding elongation factor Tu — protein MAKAKFERNKPHVNIGTIGHVDHGKTTLTAAITTVLSKRYGGAAVAFDQIDKAPEERERGITISTAHVEYETPNRHYAHVDCPGHADYVKNMITGAAQMDGAILVVSAADGPMPQTREHILLSRQVGVPYIVVFLNKCDMVEDEELLELVEMEVRDLLSEYEFPGDDTPIIRGAAREALQNPDGAWADKIVELFEQVDTYIPTPQRDTDKPFLMPVEDVFTITGRGTVATGRVERGVVKVSDEVEIIGIAEETRKCVVTGVEMFRKLLDSAQAGDNIGALLRGVDRKDIERGQVLAKPGSVKPHTNFTAQIYVLTKEEGGRHKPFFTGYRPQFYFRTTDVTGIISLPEGTEMVMPGDNITVTVELIAPIALEDGTRFAIREGGRTVGAGAVASIQK, from the coding sequence ATGGCTAAGGCTAAATTTGAACGTAATAAACCGCACGTTAACATTGGTACAATTGGTCACGTCGACCATGGTAAAACAACATTGACTGCTGCAATCACTACAGTTCTTTCGAAAAGATACGGTGGTGCTGCTGTAGCATTCGACCAAATCGACAAAGCACCGGAAGAGCGCGAGCGCGGTATCACAATCTCCACAGCTCACGTTGAGTACGAGACGCCTAACCGTCACTACGCACACGTTGACTGCCCAGGTCACGCCGACTATGTTAAAAACATGATCACTGGTGCTGCTCAAATGGACGGCGCAATCCTGGTTGTATCCGCAGCTGACGGCCCAATGCCGCAAACGCGTGAGCACATCCTTCTGTCCCGCCAAGTAGGCGTACCTTACATCGTCGTATTCCTGAACAAATGCGACATGGTTGAAGACGAAGAGCTTCTTGAATTGGTTGAGATGGAAGTTCGCGACCTTCTTAGCGAATACGAGTTCCCAGGCGATGACACTCCAATCATCCGCGGCGCTGCTCGTGAAGCACTTCAAAACCCAGACGGCGCTTGGGCTGACAAAATTGTCGAGTTGTTCGAACAAGTCGACACTTACATCCCAACTCCGCAACGTGATACTGACAAGCCGTTCCTTATGCCAGTTGAGGACGTGTTCACAATCACAGGTCGTGGTACTGTTGCTACAGGACGCGTTGAGCGCGGCGTAGTTAAAGTATCCGACGAAGTTGAAATCATCGGTATTGCTGAAGAAACTCGCAAATGCGTTGTAACTGGCGTAGAAATGTTCCGCAAATTGCTTGATTCCGCACAAGCTGGTGACAACATCGGCGCTTTGCTTCGTGGTGTAGACCGTAAAGACATCGAGCGTGGTCAAGTACTTGCTAAGCCAGGTTCCGTTAAGCCACACACGAACTTCACAGCTCAAATCTACGTTCTGACTAAAGAAGAGGGTGGCCGTCACAAGCCTTTCTTCACAGGCTACCGTCCACAGTTCTACTTCCGTACAACTGACGTAACTGGTATCATCAGCTTGCCTGAAGGTACTGAGATGGTTATGCCAGGCGACAACATCACAGTAACGGTTGAGCTTATCGCTCCAATCGCTCTGGAAGATGGTACTCGCTTCGCGATCCGTGAAGGCGGCCGTACTGTAGGCGCCGGCGCTGTAGCTTCCATCCAAAAATAA
- the fusA gene encoding elongation factor G, giving the protein MAREFSLKNTRNIGIMAHIDAGKTTTTERILFYTGRTHKIGEVHEGAATMDWMEQEQERGITITSAATTAQWNGHRINIIDTPGHVDFTVEVERSLRVLDGAVGVFSAKEGVEPQSETVWRQADRYGVPRIAYVNKMDIIGADFLNVVRDMRLRLNANAVAIQLPIGAENDFVGVIDLVERVAYKYKDDLGKDPEKIEIPAEYKDQVEELRLELIEKVAELDEELTMKYLEGEEITVAEIKSALRKGVCEVKIFPVIVGSSYRNKGVQMMLDAVVDYLPAPIDVPDIKGHLEDGTETVRKSADDQPFAALAFKIMTDPYVGKLTFFRVYSGVLSSGSYVVNATKGKRERIGRILQMHANSRQEISEVYSGDIAAAVGLKDTTTGDTLCDEKHPVILESMNFPEPVIQLAVEPKTKADQDKMGIALQKLSEEDPTFRAHTDEETGQTIIAGMGELHLEILVDRMLREFKVETNVGKPQVAYRETFKTAAKVEGKFVRQSGGRGQFGHCWVEFSPLEPGSGFVFENKTVGGSIPREFIAPIQAGIEESMKNGVVAGFPVVDIKAVVVDGSYHDVDSSEMAFKIAGSMALKAAKDKCSPILLEPIMKVEVSVPEEYMGDVMGMLSSRRGRIEGSDTRHGALIVRAKVPLAEMFGYSTVLRSGTQGRGVFSMELSHYEEVPRSISEEIISKSKGAAQ; this is encoded by the coding sequence ATGGCAAGAGAGTTCTCCTTGAAAAATACGCGTAATATCGGGATCATGGCGCATATTGATGCAGGTAAAACTACCACGACGGAGCGGATCCTGTTCTACACAGGCCGTACCCACAAAATCGGCGAGGTGCACGAAGGTGCAGCAACGATGGACTGGATGGAGCAGGAACAAGAGCGCGGAATCACGATTACGTCCGCTGCTACGACTGCTCAATGGAATGGACACCGCATCAATATTATCGACACCCCGGGGCACGTTGACTTCACTGTTGAAGTTGAACGTTCCCTGCGTGTATTGGACGGGGCAGTTGGTGTTTTCAGTGCGAAAGAAGGCGTAGAGCCGCAATCCGAGACGGTTTGGCGTCAAGCTGACCGTTACGGCGTACCGCGGATCGCTTACGTCAACAAAATGGATATTATCGGCGCAGACTTCCTTAACGTAGTTAGAGATATGCGCTTGCGTCTTAACGCAAATGCTGTAGCAATTCAATTGCCGATCGGCGCTGAGAACGACTTTGTGGGTGTAATCGACTTGGTTGAACGAGTTGCTTACAAATACAAAGACGATCTTGGTAAAGATCCGGAGAAAATTGAAATTCCTGCAGAATACAAAGACCAAGTGGAAGAACTTCGCTTGGAACTGATCGAGAAAGTTGCTGAGCTTGATGAAGAGCTCACAATGAAATATCTCGAAGGCGAAGAAATCACTGTCGCTGAGATCAAATCCGCGCTCCGCAAAGGTGTTTGCGAAGTTAAGATTTTCCCGGTTATCGTTGGTTCTTCGTACCGTAACAAAGGCGTTCAAATGATGCTAGACGCTGTTGTTGACTACTTGCCAGCTCCTATCGATGTTCCTGATATCAAGGGTCACCTTGAAGACGGTACAGAGACGGTTCGCAAGTCTGCCGATGACCAGCCTTTCGCAGCGTTGGCGTTCAAAATCATGACTGACCCTTACGTAGGTAAACTGACGTTCTTCCGCGTATACTCCGGCGTACTAAGCTCCGGTTCGTACGTTGTGAATGCAACGAAAGGCAAACGTGAGCGGATCGGCCGTATCCTTCAGATGCACGCTAACAGCCGTCAAGAAATCAGCGAAGTTTACTCCGGTGATATCGCGGCTGCCGTAGGTCTGAAAGATACAACTACTGGCGATACACTTTGTGATGAGAAGCACCCGGTTATCCTTGAGTCGATGAACTTCCCTGAGCCGGTTATCCAGCTCGCGGTTGAGCCTAAGACAAAAGCTGACCAAGACAAAATGGGTATTGCTCTTCAAAAGCTGTCTGAGGAAGATCCTACGTTCCGTGCGCACACGGACGAAGAGACCGGCCAAACGATTATCGCTGGTATGGGTGAGCTTCACCTCGAAATCCTTGTTGACCGTATGCTTCGTGAATTCAAAGTCGAAACAAACGTTGGTAAGCCGCAAGTTGCTTATCGTGAGACGTTCAAAACGGCTGCGAAGGTCGAAGGTAAATTCGTTCGCCAATCCGGCGGTCGCGGTCAGTTCGGTCATTGCTGGGTTGAGTTCTCCCCGCTTGAGCCAGGATCAGGCTTTGTATTCGAAAACAAAACCGTGGGTGGCTCCATTCCGCGTGAGTTCATTGCTCCAATTCAAGCAGGTATCGAAGAATCGATGAAAAATGGTGTCGTGGCCGGCTTCCCGGTTGTTGACATCAAAGCAGTCGTAGTCGACGGTTCCTACCATGATGTTGACTCCTCGGAGATGGCGTTCAAAATTGCCGGATCGATGGCGCTTAAAGCAGCGAAGGATAAATGTAGTCCGATTCTGCTTGAGCCAATCATGAAGGTAGAAGTTAGCGTTCCTGAAGAGTACATGGGCGACGTAATGGGTATGTTGAGCTCCCGCCGCGGTCGTATCGAAGGTTCGGACACACGCCATGGCGCGTTGATCGTTCGTGCTAAGGTGCCTCTGGCTGAGATGTTCGGTTACTCCACAGTACTTCGTTCCGGTACGCAAGGACGCGGCGTGTTCTCCATGGAGCTTTCGCACTATGAAGAAGTACCACGTTCGATCTCGGAAGAGATCATCTCCAAATCCAAAGGCGCTGCTCAATAG
- the rpsG gene encoding 30S ribosomal protein S7 produces MPRKGPVAKRDVLPDPLYSSKLVTRLINRIMIDGKRGVAQTILYDAFTLINERTGKEPMEVFEAAIKNIMPVLEVKARRVGGSNYQVPIEVKPERRTSLGLRWLVNYSRNRGEKTMEERLAAEIIDASNNTGSSVKKREDTHKMAEANKAFAHYRW; encoded by the coding sequence ATGCCACGCAAAGGTCCAGTAGCAAAACGTGATGTATTGCCAGATCCGTTGTACAGCAGCAAGCTTGTAACTCGCTTGATCAACCGTATCATGATCGATGGTAAACGCGGTGTCGCTCAAACAATTTTGTATGATGCGTTCACACTTATCAACGAGCGTACAGGTAAAGAACCGATGGAAGTTTTTGAAGCAGCAATTAAGAACATCATGCCAGTACTTGAAGTTAAGGCACGCCGTGTAGGCGGTTCGAACTACCAGGTACCAATTGAAGTTAAACCGGAGCGCCGTACGTCGCTTGGTCTCCGTTGGCTCGTGAACTATTCACGTAACCGCGGTGAGAAAACGATGGAAGAGCGTTTGGCAGCTGAAATCATCGATGCTTCCAATAACACTGGTTCATCCGTGAAAAAACGCGAAGATACACACAAAATGGCTGAAGCGAATAAAGCATTCGCTCACTATCGTTGGTAG
- the rpsL gene encoding 30S ribosomal protein S12 has protein sequence MPTINQLVRKGREAKVVKSKSPALQRGFNALKREETNLSAPQKRGVCTRVGTMTPKKPNSALRKYARVRLTNRVEVTAYIGGIGHNLQEHSVVLVRGGRVKDLPGVRYHIVRGALDTAGVNNRKQARSKYGTKRPKVKK, from the coding sequence ATGCCAACAATTAACCAACTCGTTCGCAAAGGCCGTGAAGCGAAAGTCGTTAAATCGAAATCGCCAGCCTTGCAAAGAGGTTTCAATGCACTGAAACGTGAAGAAACAAACCTGAGCGCACCTCAAAAGCGCGGCGTTTGTACGCGTGTAGGTACGATGACTCCTAAAAAACCGAACTCCGCTTTGCGGAAATATGCGCGTGTACGTTTGACGAACCGCGTTGAGGTTACTGCTTACATCGGCGGTATCGGACACAACCTACAGGAGCATAGCGTAGTATTGGTACGCGGCGGCCGGGTAAAAGATCTTCCGGGTGTTCGTTACCATATCGTTCGCGGCGCGCTTGATACAGCTGGTGTTAACAACCGTAAACAAGCTCGTTCCAAATACGGAACAAAACGTCCTAAAGTTAAAAAATAA
- a CDS encoding ribosomal L7Ae/L30e/S12e/Gadd45 family protein, which produces MRFVIGSKQTTKMVEQRLATQVYVAQDTDPRLKNSIVRLCETTGVPIIWSESMKSLGETCGIEVGAAMAAVIPEIE; this is translated from the coding sequence ATGCGATTTGTAATAGGTAGCAAGCAAACGACTAAGATGGTTGAGCAGCGCTTAGCCACTCAAGTCTATGTAGCACAAGATACAGATCCGCGGCTGAAGAACAGTATTGTTCGGCTTTGCGAAACAACGGGAGTGCCAATCATCTGGTCTGAATCGATGAAGAGCCTCGGGGAAACCTGCGGCATTGAAGTTGGCGCAGCGATGGCAGCGGTTATACCGGAAATCGAATAA